One Terriglobia bacterium DNA segment encodes these proteins:
- a CDS encoding FKBP-type peptidyl-prolyl cis-trans isomerase, translating to MLTVAAVSAQTPPPSLPAPSDVAAPPADAAKTASGLATKVLKPGAGKDHPAKDDLVTIDYTGWTTDGKMFDSSVTRGKPATFPVARVIPGFSEGVQLMVAGETRRLWIPESLAYKGQQGKPAGMLVFDVTLIEMPTRAPADVKAPPPDAKRTASGLAYKVLQPGTGGRHPKASDQVTVHYTGWTIDGKMFDSSVTRGAPATFPLNQVIPGWTEGVQLMVEGQKTRFWIPERLAYQGKQAPYGMLVFDVELIKIQ from the coding sequence ATGCTCACAGTGGCGGCGGTTTCGGCTCAGACACCGCCTCCGTCGCTTCCCGCTCCCTCCGATGTCGCCGCGCCGCCGGCAGACGCCGCGAAAACGGCGTCCGGCCTTGCGACCAAAGTTCTGAAGCCCGGCGCCGGCAAAGATCACCCCGCCAAAGACGATCTCGTCACCATCGATTACACCGGTTGGACGACCGACGGGAAAATGTTCGACAGCTCGGTCACCCGCGGCAAGCCCGCGACCTTTCCCGTCGCCCGCGTGATCCCCGGCTTCAGCGAAGGCGTTCAGCTGATGGTCGCGGGGGAGACGCGCCGCCTGTGGATCCCCGAGTCGCTCGCCTACAAAGGCCAGCAGGGGAAACCGGCGGGGATGCTGGTGTTTGACGTGACGCTCATCGAGATGCCGACCCGCGCACCCGCCGACGTCAAAGCGCCTCCGCCCGATGCGAAGCGGACCGCCAGCGGCCTCGCCTACAAGGTGCTCCAGCCGGGCACGGGTGGACGCCACCCCAAGGCCAGCGACCAGGTCACAGTGCACTACACCGGCTGGACGATCGACGGGAAGATGTTCGACAGCTCCGTCACCCGCGGCGCGCCGGCGACCTTCCCGCTCAATCAAGTCATTCCCGGGTGGACCGAAGGCGTGCAGCTGATGGTCGAAGGTCAGAAAACGCGCTTCTGGATTCCCGAGAGGCTCGCATATCAGGGCAAGCAGGCGCCGTACGGGATGCTCGTGTTCGACGTGGAACTGATCAAGATCCAGTAG
- a CDS encoding GIY-YIG nuclease family protein: protein MWDSQNRRPDQQRCFYVYIMASKNRVLYIGVTNSLAKRVWQHKTHEIEGFTSKYKVHTLVHFESFDDVRNAIDREKVLKGWTRAKKIALIEETNSKWKDLAEGWYRKLSDEQMKKQFARRNPAGAGSGEKPVN from the coding sequence ATGTGGGACTCGCAGAATCGTAGACCGGACCAGCAGAGATGCTTCTACGTGTACATCATGGCCAGCAAGAACCGTGTGCTTTATATCGGCGTGACGAACAGCCTGGCAAAGCGCGTGTGGCAGCACAAAACCCACGAGATCGAGGGATTCACCAGCAAGTACAAAGTTCACACGCTCGTGCATTTCGAATCGTTCGACGATGTGCGCAATGCAATCGATCGCGAGAAAGTGCTGAAGGGGTGGACGCGCGCGAAGAAGATCGCATTGATCGAAGAAACCAACTCGAAGTGGAAGGACCTGGCGGAGGGGTGGTATCGCAAGCTCTCGGATGAACAGATGAAGAAGCAGTTTGCGAGGCGAAATCCGGCGGGGGCGGGGTCCGGGGAGAAACCGGTCAACTGA
- a CDS encoding HNH endonuclease produces the protein MSDPDVEFDHVIPWSKGGPSDEWNIRLLCRKCNRRKRANFEDEFLISNLGDHLAEPMGVELIRWLLMVVAGGREIEAREGRPPTAEDYGRAYNRGRTEGPEEMAAYQYVTIREFFQNARPTDLPSSVFKALALRWGAVDGNLYTLKWVSKKTSIDLPALIDAERDLVRRVGYVVKSNSGTMKQWTRA, from the coding sequence GTGTCAGATCCTGACGTCGAGTTCGATCACGTCATTCCATGGTCTAAGGGTGGACCGTCGGACGAGTGGAATATTCGCCTGCTGTGCCGCAAGTGTAACCGAAGGAAACGCGCTAACTTTGAAGATGAGTTTCTGATCAGCAACCTTGGTGACCACCTTGCGGAACCAATGGGCGTTGAACTTATTCGTTGGCTGCTCATGGTAGTCGCGGGGGGCAGAGAAATCGAAGCTCGCGAGGGACGGCCGCCCACAGCAGAGGATTATGGTCGAGCATACAACCGGGGTCGTACAGAAGGCCCCGAAGAGATGGCTGCCTACCAGTACGTCACGATCCGGGAGTTCTTTCAAAATGCTCGGCCCACAGACCTTCCGAGTTCCGTCTTCAAAGCGTTGGCGCTCAGATGGGGTGCTGTCGATGGCAACTTGTACACGCTCAAGTGGGTTTCAAAGAAGACGTCAATAGACTTACCAGCTTTGATAGACGCAGAGCGGGACCTGGTGCGCCGGGTCGGATACGTTGTCAAATCCAACAGCGGGACGATGAAGCAGTGGACCCGCGCTTAG
- a CDS encoding IgA Peptidase M64, with translation MTRKLFLALILFSSLVALAAPRTMRLDYYHSGNATTEMYSLDRVVLEPLPWPGNPSKNLDDSNLGKYCFEVRDRATNRILYSRGFASVFGEWETTDEAKALNRTFSESLRFPMPDAPVQVILKKRDAQNAFREVWSINIDPRDKFIDRSTPAPPGKVIALQQSGDPAVKVDFLILGDGYTAAELPKFEKDARRLMEILFSTSPYKEHRQDFNVWGLCPPAAESGISRPSSGVHKRSPLGATYDAFGSERYVLTFDNRDLRDVAQFAPYEFVEILVNDKIYGGGGIFGQYSTVAADNANSPYVFVHEFGHHFAGLGDEYYTSDVAYGPATEKIEPWEPNITALLDAKDLKWRDLVEPGTPLPTPWNKTSFEALARDIQKRRRQLRADNRPESEMDALFRDERKNENELFAADKYAAKVGAFEGAMYEAKGYYRPQEDCIMFTRYDRFCAVCRRAIERVIAMYTVQ, from the coding sequence ATGACGCGAAAGCTATTTCTCGCCCTCATTCTTTTCTCGTCCTTGGTGGCGTTGGCCGCTCCGCGCACCATGCGCCTCGACTACTACCACTCCGGCAACGCAACCACCGAGATGTACAGCCTGGACCGCGTGGTGCTGGAGCCGCTGCCCTGGCCGGGAAATCCCAGCAAGAACCTCGACGATTCCAACCTCGGGAAGTACTGCTTCGAGGTGCGAGACCGCGCCACCAACCGCATCCTCTACTCGCGCGGATTCGCCTCCGTATTCGGCGAGTGGGAGACCACCGACGAAGCCAAAGCGCTCAACCGCACCTTCTCCGAGTCGCTGCGCTTTCCCATGCCGGACGCTCCCGTCCAGGTGATCTTGAAGAAGCGCGACGCGCAGAACGCCTTCCGCGAGGTCTGGTCCATCAACATCGATCCTCGGGACAAGTTCATCGACCGCTCCACGCCGGCGCCGCCGGGGAAGGTGATCGCTCTGCAGCAGTCGGGCGATCCTGCCGTCAAGGTGGACTTCCTCATCCTGGGCGACGGCTACACCGCCGCCGAGCTGCCCAAGTTCGAGAAGGACGCCCGCCGCCTGATGGAAATCCTTTTCTCCACCTCGCCGTACAAAGAGCACCGCCAGGATTTCAACGTGTGGGGGCTGTGCCCGCCGGCGGCGGAGTCGGGCATCTCGCGCCCCTCCTCCGGCGTCCACAAGCGCTCGCCGCTGGGCGCCACCTACGACGCCTTTGGCTCCGAGCGCTACGTCCTCACCTTCGACAACCGCGATCTCCGCGACGTGGCCCAGTTCGCTCCCTACGAGTTCGTCGAGATCCTGGTCAACGACAAGATCTACGGCGGAGGCGGCATCTTCGGCCAGTACAGCACGGTCGCCGCCGACAACGCCAACTCCCCCTACGTCTTCGTGCACGAGTTCGGTCACCACTTCGCCGGCCTGGGCGACGAGTACTACACCTCCGACGTCGCCTACGGCCCCGCCACCGAAAAGATCGAGCCTTGGGAGCCGAACATCACCGCCCTGCTCGATGCCAAGGATTTGAAATGGCGCGACCTGGTCGAGCCCGGCACGCCTCTGCCCACGCCCTGGAACAAGACCTCATTCGAAGCCCTGGCGCGCGACATCCAGAAGCGCCGCCGCCAGCTCCGCGCCGACAACCGCCCCGAGTCGGAGATGGACGCGCTCTTCCGCGACGAGCGCAAGAACGAGAATGAATTATTCGCCGCGGACAAATACGCCGCCAAGGTGGGCGCCTTCGAAGGCGCGATGTATGAGGCCAAGGGCTACTACCGCCCGCAGGAAGATTGCATCATGTTCACACGGTACGACCGGTTCTGCGCCGTCTGCCGCCGCGCCATCGAGCGCGTGATCGCCATGTACACGGTTCAATAG